A single window of Ananas comosus cultivar F153 linkage group 17, ASM154086v1, whole genome shotgun sequence DNA harbors:
- the LOC109723001 gene encoding uncharacterized protein LOC109723001 isoform X1 encodes MDIASGASLMACSTSFAPLGISTRPLVTDTKIRWQSSNLRTRKNLPKYLTVRAVQGTEGPRRLVDIIRIIPDIWRNYFRSRPRRALFGGISLLGGFYVAQTISLSFGALGVNDVIAAVVCVLLTEYVTRFYYSRPKVTFPLALLNNFKMGFTYGLFIDAFKLAS; translated from the coding sequence CATCTTTGATGGCATGCAGTACAAGTTTTGCCCCTCTCGGTATTTCCACCCGTCCCCTAGTCACAGATACAAAAATCCGTTGGCAAAGCTCCAATTTACGCACTCGGAAAAACTTGCCCAAGTACCTCACCGTCCGTGCAGTCCAAGGGACTGAAGGGCCTCGAAGGTTGGTCGACATTATAAGAATCATCCCTGACATTTGGAGAAATTATTTTAGAAGCCGACCTAGGCGAGCGCTTTTTGGAGGCATCTCTCTATTGGGCGGCTTTTATGTTGCGCAGACAATTTCTCTATCTTTCGGCGCGTTGGGTGTGAATGATGTTATAGCTGCAGTAGTATGTGTCCTCCTTACAGAATATGTGACTAGATTCTACTACAGTCGGCCTAAGGTAACCTTTCCTCTTGCGCTCCTCAACAATTTCAAGATGGGATTTACCTATGGCCTTTTCATCGATGCTTTCAAACTTGCTAGTTGA
- the LOC109723001 gene encoding uncharacterized protein LOC109723001 isoform X2, producing the protein MACSTSFAPLGISTRPLVTDTKIRWQSSNLRTRKNLPKYLTVRAVQGTEGPRRLVDIIRIIPDIWRNYFRSRPRRALFGGISLLGGFYVAQTISLSFGALGVNDVIAAVVCVLLTEYVTRFYYSRPKVTFPLALLNNFKMGFTYGLFIDAFKLAS; encoded by the coding sequence ATGGCATGCAGTACAAGTTTTGCCCCTCTCGGTATTTCCACCCGTCCCCTAGTCACAGATACAAAAATCCGTTGGCAAAGCTCCAATTTACGCACTCGGAAAAACTTGCCCAAGTACCTCACCGTCCGTGCAGTCCAAGGGACTGAAGGGCCTCGAAGGTTGGTCGACATTATAAGAATCATCCCTGACATTTGGAGAAATTATTTTAGAAGCCGACCTAGGCGAGCGCTTTTTGGAGGCATCTCTCTATTGGGCGGCTTTTATGTTGCGCAGACAATTTCTCTATCTTTCGGCGCGTTGGGTGTGAATGATGTTATAGCTGCAGTAGTATGTGTCCTCCTTACAGAATATGTGACTAGATTCTACTACAGTCGGCCTAAGGTAACCTTTCCTCTTGCGCTCCTCAACAATTTCAAGATGGGATTTACCTATGGCCTTTTCATCGATGCTTTCAAACTTGCTAGTTGA